The Pseudomonas sp. B21-023 genomic interval CCTGTGCGCCTTGGCCTTCCAGGATGTGTTCCGTGGCGGCGCCAGCCTGTACGGCGTCAGCGACCCCGAGGCGCTGGGCCGGGCCACCCACAAGTTCGAAGGCGACTACCTGGACTGGCTGATCGGCGACCCGCAGCGCGATGCCGAACGGTATCGCCAGCGCACACCATTGCTGCACGCCGGGCGGATCAAGGTACCGGTGATTTTCTTCCAGGGTGAGCTGGATGCGGTGGTGGTACCGGAGCAGACACGCTTGATGCTCGAGGCCCTACAGGCCAATGGCATCCAAGCCGAGGGGCATTTTTATGCGGGCGAGCGGCATGGGTTCCGCCAGGCGGCGAATCTGGCGCATGCGCTCGACTCAGAGTGGAAGTTCTACTGCCGGCTGCTTGGCCGGTAGGGCAAAACATAGCTTCAGGCTTCAATTGCAACGGCGTGGGAGCGGCGGTGCGCCGATCCCACGCTGATCATGCTTGCAGCGCGGTCTATGCGCTCAGCGCTTGGCAATGATGTACACCGCGTGCACGATCCCGGGGATGTAACCCAGCAAGGTCAGCAGGATGTTCAGCCAGAACGCGCCACCGAACCCTACCTGGAGGAAAACGCCCAGCGGCGGCAGGAGGATGGCGATGATGATGCGGATGAAGTCCATGCGGTGTGCTCCTTGAAGGTGTATCAACACAGACTAGCCGTACCTGCCGGAGGTTCCACCGGACAAAAAAACGCCCCTGGCCATGTATTTCAGACCAGAGGCGATGCGCAGGAACGCGAGACGGTTCGTTGAAATTCTGTACGTCGGCTGCCGGGTCAGGCCGGCACTTCACGGCGATTGTGCTGCTGGGCATGCAGTCGGGTGAACGCCCGGGCCAGGCGCAAGAGCATCTCGTCGATGTTGCCCTTGCTCACGGTCAATGCCGGCGAGAAGCGCACCACGTCGGCCTGCGGCGCATTGAGCAGCAAGCCCTCCTGCAATGCAGCCTCGACCAGTTGCGCCGCGGCGCCCTCGCGCAGTTGCAACCCCCACAGCAGCCCCTGACCGCGCACCTCGCCCTGGCCATAGCGACCAGCCAGGCGGCTGAGGCCATCGCGCAGGTGACGACCACTGTCCATCACCTGCTCGAAGAACCCCGTATCCAGCACGGCCTGCAGCACAGCCAGCCCGGCAGCGCTCATCAGTGCGTTGCCATGGTGGCTGCCTTCCAGTTCGCCCGGCTCGGCGCAGCAGGCACGCCCACGGGCCAGCAGCGCCGCCAACGGCACACCGCCGCCCAGGCCTTTGCCGAGGGTGATGATGTCGGCCCGCACCCCGTAGGTTTCTTCTGCCAGCAGGGCGCCGCAACGTCCTACACCGGTCTGCACCTCATCGAGGATCAGCAGGATGCCCAGCTCACGACACAACTGCTCGACACCCTGGAGGTACTCGCGGGTGGCCGGAATCACGCCGGCTTCGCCCTGGATCGGCTCAAGCATGATTGCCACGGTGCGCGAGTCGACCGCCGCATGCAGCGCCGCCAGGTCGTTGAACGGCACCTTGCTGAAGCCCGGCAAGCCGGGCTCGCAACGATTGCATGGCAGCGGGTCGGAAGCCGACAACGCCCCGAGCGTGCGCCCATGGCAGCCGTGGCTGGCGGTAATGATGTGATAGGCGCCGTTGCGGTGCAGTTGGCCCCATTTGCGCGCCAGTTTGATCGCACCCTCGCAGGCCTCGGCGCCACTGTTGAGCAGGTAGGCCTGATCACTACCAGTGCGCTGGCACAGCAGCTCGACCAGGTTCAGCAGGCCGCGGCTGTGGTAGCCCGCGCCGGGATTGACCAACGCCTGGGCCTGGTCGCCCAGGGCCTTGACCAGCACGCTCGGGCTGTGACCCAGGCTGTTCACCGCACAACCCTGGGTGAAGTCCAGGTAGGCGTGCCCTTCGTCATCCCACAACCACGATCCCTGACCGCGCACGAACACGTGCGGCGCACGTTCGATGCTGGGCATCAGCCGCTCGCGGGAGCACTGCGCGGCGGCCGGCACGCTCACCAAGGCACGCTTGGGCTCGGCGACGGCGGGTGCCGAACGGCGCAGGTTGAACAGGTTCATCGGGACTCCGGCCAATCACGGTGGTGGGCGGTCAAGGTTCCGGTCTGGCGCCGGAATTGAATATTCTGCCTTGCCTATCAAAAGTGTTTTTCACCTGGGGTAACAATCGCCGGGATGAGCGCTGTAACCCGTTGGAATACGGCGATAGACTAGGCCTCTGGTCGATTCGCGGCCATTTCGTTTTCTCAGCTTTTTCGATAAGTATCACTTATGGATTTTCGCCAACTGCGCTACTTCGTCGCGGTCTATGAAGAAGGCCATGTGGGCCGCGCCGCCGAACGCCTGTCGCTGTCCCAGCCAGCGCTGTCGCAGCAGATTCGCCAGCTGGAGCACAGCCTCGACCTGAGCCTGTTCGAACGCAGCAACAAACGCCTGCTGCCCACACTCGCCGCGCATACCCTGTACAACCACGCCGTGCCCTTGCTCGATGGCCTGCAACGGGCCCACGAGGCCATGGGCAATTTCAAGGGCCAGTCGCTGCGCACCCTGGCCATCGGTGTGCTGCAGACCGTACGGCCAAGTCTGGTACCGCAACTCCTGGAGCGGGTGCGCAAAGCCCAACCGCACCTGGTGGTACAGATCTATGAACTGTCGGGGTCGGAGATCGAACGGCGCCTGCTCAACGGTAGCCTGGACATCGGCATCAGCTACCTGCCACCACGCCAGCCGGGGCTGCACGGCTTGCTGCTGTACGAAGATGAACTGCAGTTGGTCATCCCCCGTACCCACCCCTTGAAAGACTTCAAGAAGGTCTCGATCCGTCAGGCGGCCGAGTTGCCGATGTTGATGCTTGGCGAGGAGTTCCAGATCCGCCAGATCTGGAAGGCGCAGCTGGCCAGCCAAGGGCGCAGGCCGCAGGTGCAGGCCGAGATGAACAACATGGCGGGGATCCTCGACAGCCTGGCGCACACGGCGCTGGTGACCATCCTGCCGGGCCGGGCCAAGGATGCCGCACAGGACGACCAGGAGCTGCTGTGGAAGCCTCTCAGCGAGCCACGTATACCGCTGAAGGTAGGCCTGGTGTTTCGTGACGCGCAACGTCAACAGGCCTCGGTCGAGCTGCTGCGTAGCTTGCTGGAGGAAGAGGCCGAGCCACGCCAGCTGGGTGTTTCGCCGCTGGACGTGCTTGGCTGAAACACGCGCACAAAGAAAACCCCGCCTAAGCGGGGTTTTCCAGACTGTTTCCCTTCGACATCCTTATCACCCCGCCATCCTGGCAGGAAATCCTTCTTGTCCCTGTTCTATCTTTTCGCGCTTCCTGCGCAACTTCCTTGTAAGGCGTCCTGCTCTGTCCATTGCGCATCCTGCGCTACGTCCATGTAAGAAAGAGTAACCGTGGATCCAATCGTAGGAAAGAGGCGAAACGTCACCACGTCGTGTAAGCCAAAGCTTACAAAAGAGGTCCATTCACAAACATGCGCCGCCGACAAAACAAAAAGGCCGCCCCCGCAGCCGGATGTATCCGGTGCGGGGGCGGCCTCGTGCCGCAATCAGGCTGCCAAGCAGCCCGGCGGGATCAGAACTGCGCAGCGTCCAGCAGGTACAGCGACTCGCTACCGGCTTTCACCGACGCCGCCAGCGAATGGACTCGCGGCAGTAGGCGGGCAAAGTAGAACCGTGCCGTGCCCAGCTTGGCGCCATAGAAGTCCGCATCCCCCTCGCCGGCCTTGGCGGCGCGCGCCATCAGTGCCCACATGTAGGCATAGGCGACATAACCGAATGCGTGCAGGTACTCGACCGAAGCCGCGCCGATCTCATTGGGGTTGCCCTTGGCCTGATCCAGCACCCAGTTGGTCAGCTCGTCGAGCTGGTCGAGGGAGGCTGCCAGGGGCTTGGTGAACTCGCCAAGATCAGCAGCATTGGCTGCGATGAACTGGCGGATCTCGTCGGCGAACAGCTTGTAGTAGGCGCCACCGCTGGCCACCACCTTACGGCCGACCAAGTCCAGTGCCTGGATACCGTTGGTGCCTTCGTAGATCTGGGTGATGCGCACATCGCGCACCAACTGCTCCTGGCCCCACTCGCGGATGTAGCCATGGCCGCCGAAGACCTGCTGGCCATGCACGGTGCACTCCAGGCCCAGGTCGGTGAGGAAGGCCTTGGCCACCGGGGTCAGCAACGCCACCAATTCCTCGCTGCGCTTGCGGGTCGCGGCGTCTTCGCTGTACTTGGCGCTGTCGAGCTGCATCGCCACATAGGTGGAGAACGCCCGGCCGCCTTCGGTCAGCGCCTTCATGGTCAGCAACATGCGCCGCACGTCCGGGTGGACGATGATCGGGTCAGCCACCTTGTCCTTGGCCTGCGGACCGGTCGGGGCGCGGCTCTGCAGACGGTCACGGGCGTATTCCACGGCATTCTGGTAGGAACGCTCGGCCGAGGCCAGGCCCTGGATGCCGACACCCAGGCGCTCGTAGTTCATCATGGTGAACATGGCCGCCAGGCCCTTGTTCGGCTCGCCGACGATATAGCCGACCGCTTCGTCGAAGTTCATCACGCAGGTGGCCGAGCCCTGGATGCCCATCTTGTGCTCGATCGAGCCGCAAGTGGCCGGGTTGCGCGCGCCGAGGCTGCCATCTTCGTTGACCAGGAACTTGGGTACCAGGAACAGCGAGATGCCTTTCGGGCCTGCCGGTGCATCCGGCAGCTTGGCCAGTACCAGATGGATGATGTTCTCGGTGAGATCGTGCTCGCCGCCGGTGATGAAGATCTTGGTGCCGCTGACCTTGTAGCTGCCATCAGCCTGGGGCTCGGCCTTGGTGCGGATGATACCCAGGTCGGTACCGGCGTGGGGCTCGGTGAGGCACATGGAGCCGGCCCAGACACCCGAGTACATGTTCGGCAGGTACTTTTCCTTGAGCGCTTCACTGGCGTGGGCGTTGATCGACAGGCAGGCGCCGGCGGTCAGCATCGGGTACAGGCCGAAGGCCAGGCTCGAGGCATTGACCATTTCCTCGACCTGGGCCGAGACGACCTTGGGCATGCCCATGCCACCGAAGAGCGGATCTCCGCCAACGCCGACCCAGCCCCCTTCGGCATAAGTGTTGTATGCCTCGATGAAGCCCTCCGGGGTGCGCACCGAGCCGTTGTCCCAGTGGCAACCCTCTTCATCGGCGGCGCGGCTCAGCGGCGCGATGGTCTTGCCGGTGACCTTGCCGGCCTCCTCCAGCACGGCCATCGCCGTGTCGGCATCGACCGCCTCGGCAAGGCCGGGCAGCTGCGACCAGAGCGTGGCCACGTCGAAGACTTCATTGAGGACGAAGCGCATATCGCGCAGGGGCGCTTTATATTCAGCCATGACAACCTCTCGCTATAAGGGTCGGGGCGGCCCGTGAAGGCCGCGGCACTGGGATGAACGCAGTGTAACCGAACAACTTTTACGAGACATAGGGTCATCATGCGACCGAATAGTCAGGCATAGTCACGCCCTAACTCGCCATGCGCACGGCCCCACGCCGCGACTGCTGACCGAACGTCATGACGCAGTTACGCCCCGCGCCCTTGGCGCTGTACAGCGCCTGGTCGGCGGACTTGAGCACTTCCTCGGGGTTGCGGTGCTCGACCTGGCGCTCGGCGACGCCGATGCTGATAGTTACCGATACCGTGGTGTTGGCTCCTCCGCCACGGCGCTGGCGACCGGTGGAGTCATCCTGCGGGCGGCTGTTCTGGTCGCGCAACTGGATCGCATAGTTGGCGATCATCTCGCGCACCGCCTCCAGGTGCGGCAGGCATTCTTCGGCGGTCTTGCCGGCGAACACCAGGGCGAATTCCTCGCCACCGTAACGGTAGGCGCGCCCGCCCCCGGTCACCTTGGACAAGCGGCTGGCGACCAGGCGCAACACCTGGTCGCCGACATCGTGACCATGGGTGTCGTTGAATTTCTTGAAGTGGTCAACGTCGGTCATGGCGATCACATAGTTGCGCCCCAGGCGCTGCATGCGCTCGTTCAGGGCGCGCCGCCCCGGCAGGCCGGTCAGCTCGTCGCGGAAGGCCATCTGGTAGGCCTCGTGGGATACCGCGGCGGCGATCATCAGCATCACCTGGCTGCACATGATGTTCAGGGTGAACGGCAGGATGAAGGTCTTGGGCAGCATCCAGAAGATGCCGATAAGGCCAATGATCTGCGCGGCATGCAACGGCCTGGGCTCACGCAGGTACTGCACCACCAGCAGGATGAACACCGCCAGGAACAGCGGATAGGCCAACTGGATGAGGCTCATCCACTGGCCATGCAGCGAGGGCCAGCGGATCTCGGCCAACCAGCCCAGCAGGGCCTCTGGGAAGCTCTGCTCCAGGGCCACCGCCACGCTGCTCACGGCGAACAGCACGGCGAAGCGGGCCAGCAGGTCCTGGGCCAGGTGCGTGCGTTCCTGCCACGCACCGTACAGGCCGAACAGCGCGGGTAGCAGCAGACAGACCAGGTGGAAGATCACCGCGGCATCCTCGCGGACCCGGCCATTGTCGCGATAGAAGTCGGTCTGGGTATCGAGCAGGAAATAGGCGATGTAGACCGTGACCATCAGGAACAGCTCGCGCTGGCGGCGGTATACGGCGCAGTAGGCGCCACCCAGCAAAAGCACCAAGGTGGGTAGAACGTTGAACAGCGATGTGAAGAAGACGCTGAGGTCCCTTACATAGGCTGCCGCAAGCCCTGCCAGCAACAGAATCAGCGAAGGCAGGAAGTGGCTCGCGCGTACAGCGGATAGACGAAACAAGGGTAATCTCCGACCCGGCAGATCAATAATGGCATTGTGCCCCTACTTCATCGGCAGTGCACATGAATAGATGAATACAGATGCCCGCTTTAACGGCAGATCAGGGGCGAAGCTTGAGACTTTCTCGTTACTGGATGCGACACCCGGTAGGATTATTCCTGTTTGTTTACACAAGGCCGCTCCTGCAAGGGCAGGCGTAGACAGCAAAAAAGAAGCAAAAAAAAACCGCCTACCGGTAAGGGCAGGCGGTTTTCTTACAACCGGCGAGCTTAGATGGACAGACCGAAGTCTTCTTCCTTCATCGCCATGAGGTTGTCGGCGCCAGACAGAATCGCCGCCACGTGGCTGCGGGTACGCGGCAGGATGCGCTGGAAGTAGAAGCGCGCAGTCTGCAGCTTGGCGGTGTAGAAAGCCTCTTCGCTGGTGCCGGCCGCCAGTTTCTCGGCTGCCAGGCGGGCGATGTCGGCCCAGAAGTAGGCCAGGCACGCATAGCCGGAGTACATCAGGTAGTCCACCGAAGCGGCACCCACTTCCTCGCGGTCCTTCATCGCGGCCATGCCGATCTTCATGGTCAGCTCGCCCCACTCCTTGTTGATCGCGGCCAGTGGCTCGACGAACTCCTTGGTGGCGGCGTTGCCTTCCTGGGATTGGCAGAACTTGTGAACGATCTTGGTGAAGCCCTTGAGCGCCTCGCCCTGGGTCATCAGCACCTTGCGGCCGAGCAGGTCGAGCGCCTGGATGCCGGTGGTGCCTTCGTACAGCATGGAAATACGGCTGTCGCGCACGTTCTGCTCCATGCCCCACTCGGCGATGAAGCCGTGGCCGCCGTAGATCTGCACGCCGTGGTTGGCAGACTCGAAACCGACTTCGGTCATGAACGCCTTGGCAATCGGGGTCAGGAAGGCCAGCAGCGCGTCGGCCTTCTTGCGCTCTTCCTCGTCCTGGCTGTACTTGACGATGTCCACCTGCTTGGCGGTGAAGTAGACCATGGCGCGGTTGCCTTCGGCGAAGGCCTTCATGGTCAGCAGCATGCGGCGCACGTCCGGGTGGACGATAATCGGGTCAGCGGCTTTTTCCGGTGCTTTCGGGCCGGTCAGCGAGCGCATCTGCAGGCGATCGCGGGCATATTTCAGGCCGCCCTGGAATGCCACTTCGGCGTGGGCCAGGCCTTGCAGCGCGGTACCCAGGCGAGCAGTGTTCATGAAGGTGAACATGCAGTTCAGGCCCTTGTTGGCGGGGCCGATCAGGTAGCCGGTGGCGCTATCGAAGTTCATCACGCAGGTGGCGTTGCCGTGGATGCCCATCTTGTGCTCGAGCGAGCCGCAGCTCACGCCGTTGCGCTCGCCCGCGCCGCCTTCGGCGTTGGGCAGGAACTTCGGCACGATGAACAGCGAGATGCCCTTGGTGCCGGCCGGTGCGTCGGGCAGGCGGGCCAGGACGATGTGCACGATGTTGTCGGCCATGTCGTGCTCACCGGCCGAGATGAATATCTTGGTGCCGGACACTTTGTAGCTGCCGTCGGCCTGAGGTTCGGCCTTGGTGCGCAACATGCCCAAGTCGGTGCCGCAGTGCGGTTCGGTCAGGCACATGGTGCCGGTCCATTCGCCGGACACCAGTTTGGTCAGGTAGGTCTCCTGCTGCTCGGGGGTACCGTGCTCGGAGATGGTGTTCATCGCGCCATGGGACAGGCCTGGGTACATGCCCCACGACCAGTTCGACTCACCGACCATTTCGCTCAGGGCCAGGCCCAGCGACTCAGGCAGGCCCTGGCCGCCGTGCTCGGCGTCGTGGGCCAGGCTCGGCCAGCCGCCTTCGACGAACTGCTGGTAGGCTTCCTTGAAGCCGGTCGGGGTCTTCACGCCGGCCTCGCTCCAGGTGCAGCCTTCCAGGTCGCCGACGCGGTTCAGCGGGGCCAGTACCTCTTCACAGAACTTCGCGCCTTCCTGCAGGATCGCGTCGACCATGTCGGGCGTGGCGTCCTGGCAGCCCGGCAGGCTCTGATAATGCGCCTCATAGCCGAGCAGTTCGTCGCGGACGAAGCGGATATCACGCAAGGGGGCTTTGTAATCAGGCATTGCGATGAACCTCTGTGATGAGTTCGGTAGGGAGACCGCGGGTACCGACCAGCTCTTGGCGGCTTTCGGTCAAACAGTTGTTTGAAACTTACGTTTAGGAGGCCTCGCTGTCAAGGTGGGCTAACAATGGCATTTATGCCGCCGAATATGATGATTCAGCCAAGCACCCTAAAACGCATCGCGGGGCAAGCCTGCTCCCACGAATGGAAGCGGGCTTGCCCCGCGAAGTAAGCGAATGGGGTTCAGCGAGTCAGGCGTAGGTGTCGATGAACCGACCGAGCATTTCATCGGAAGCCTTGGCGACTTTGGCACCCAGTTCGACTTCGTGCTTGCCCAGGGCCAGTTGCACGGTGCTGGTGGCCAGATCCATCTGCTGGCTGCGGTCAACGCCTCGCAGGCGCTCGGCCTGGTAGTCGGTGGACTGCCCGCTGGTGCCACGCTCGACGGCGCCGCTGGCGATCTGCTGGGCGGCCTGGTCGACACGGTTCTGGCCGTTCTGGATGGCACCCAGGCCCGCGTAGTAGGCGGAGCTCGCATTGATTTCCATGTCAGGACTCCATGACGCTGGATGATTAACAGGCCTTATTAAAGCAGCAGAACGGGAAAAAGGCCCGTTGAAATCCCTAATAGCCTTGTGCCAGCCGATAGACAGTAGGCCTAATCCAACAGGTCCAGGTGCAAATGCTCGGCCACCGCAGCCGCGCCCGCCACCTTCAACCAGGGCACGCGCCCCAGGCATGGTGCGGGCAGCCGCTCGGCCAGGCTCGACAGGTTCTCCTCCAGACGCGATGTCCGCGGATCGACGATGTTCGCCACCCAACCGGCCAGTTGCAGGCCGTCGCGGGCGATGGCCTCGGCGCTGAGCAAGGCATGGTTGATGCACCCCAACCGCACCCTTACCACCAGGATTACCGGCAGTTTCAGGGCAATGGCCAGGTCTGACAGGTTGGCATGATCGGACAACGGCACCCGCCAGCCACCGGCCCCTTCGATCAAGGTGAAGTCGGCGTGCTGCGCCAGCACCTGCTGCATCGCATCACGCAGCACCGGTACGCTCAACACCACCCCCGCCTCGTGCGCCGCCACGTGTGGAGCGATGGCCGGCTCGAAAGCGAAAGGGTTGACCGATTCATAGGGCAGTTTGACCGAGCTTTCGTCAATCAATGCCAGGGCATCGCTGTTGCGCAACCCTCTGGGCGTCACCATGCACCCGGATGCCACCGGCTTGGCCGCCAACGTGCTCAGCCCCGACTGCATCGCCGCATGCAGCAGACCCGCGGCGATGGTGGTCTTGCCGACATCGGTGTCGGTGCCGGCAATGAAATAGGCCTGGCTCATGTCACTGCTCCCCGGCCAGCGGTTTGCGCAAGACGCCATACACCACCTGATAGGTGGCAGGCAGCCCCTGAGGCTGGCGGAACTGTTCATAGGCCTGCAACAGGCCCTGCATCCGCGCACGTCCGGTCAACCCCGATGGGCGCCCCGGATTGATGTTGTGCGCACCCAGCGCCTTGAGCTCGTGGGTCAGGCTGCGCACGTCGGGGTAATGCAGTACATGGGGATGTCGCTCCAGGCCGATCAGCTCCAGACCGCTTTCCCCGCATAGACGCTGGTAATCCTCGAAACGCCGGAAGCGATTGACGTGCACCATGCCATCGACGGCTTGCCAGCTGGCACGCAACTCATCAAGGGTGCCCACGCACAAGCTGCTGAATGCCAGCACCCCGCCTGGGCGCAGCACCCGCCGCGCCTCACCCAGCACGCTGGCGAACTGGCCGCACCACTGCACCGCTAGGCTGCTGAACAGCAGATCGACACTGCCATCGCGCAACGGCAGACGCTCGGCGTCACCCGTCACATGGTGCCGGGCGCCGCCTTGCTCACGGGCATGGCGCAACATGCCCTCGGCAATGTCCACCGCCACACCGTCGGCATCGCTGAAGCGCTCGGCCAGGACCCGGCTGAAATGGCCGGTGCCACTGCCCATGTCCAGCCAGCGCGCTGGGACGAGCCCTGCGGGCAGTTTCCCCAACAGCGCCATGCCTACTGCGCGCTGCAAGGCCGCGACACTGTCATAGCTGGCTGCGGCGCGGGAAAACGAAGCCGCCACCTGGCGCTTGTCCGGCAGGGCACCGGGCAAGGTGGGCTGGGAAAGATCAGTCATCGCCACTCTCATGCAGGAAACTCTTGATGCCCGCCGCCAGCTCCTGCGGGTACTCCAGCAGGAAGGCGTGGGAACTGTCTTCGACCAGGCCGACTTCCACGTCGGGCAACAGGTCGCTCAGGGCCTTGGCAGCCTCCACCGGCACCAGCGCATCACTGCCGGCGAACAGGTGCAGCTGCGGGCCGCCGTATTGCTCCAGGGCAGCGCGTGTATCAAGGCTGGCCAGCACCTCCAGACCGGTGGCCAGGTACAGCGGATCGGTGTCGGGCACGCCGACGCCCAGTTGGCGCAGCAAGGTGCGCGGTTGCTGCGCGCCATCGCTGCACAAGGTGCGAAAGCGCTTGAGGGTCACCTGGGTATGGCTGCGGCAGCCATCGAGGAAGGTACCGAAGGTATCCGGTGCCATCCCGTGCGGCCAATCCGGCCGAGCGACAAAGCTGGGGTTGCTCGCCAGCGTGAGCAAGCCGCAGCAATGATCGCCGCGCTTGTGGGCCAGGGCGCTGGCGAGCATGCCACCCAGCGACCAGCCGCCAAGCCACACGTCGTTGGGCAGCTTGCGGTCGAGGTAGTCGACCCAGGCCAGCGGGTCGCTGTCGGCCAGGTCCGGCAACGGCATCAGTTCGACCTGCAGGCGCGGGTCCTGAGCACGCAGGCTGGCGGCCAGCGGCTCCAGTGAGGCGGTGCCCAGCCCCCAGCCGGGCAGAAGGATCATTCGGTTACGCATCGGCGGACTCCAGCTGTGGATAACACTCGGCCAATGCATTCAACAATAGCTGCACCTGTGCCTCACTGTGGGCGGCGCTCAGGGTCACCCGCAGACGGGCGCTGCCAGCGGGTACGGTGGGTGGGCGAATCGCCGTGACCAGCAGACCGCGTTCACGCAACAAGCGGGACAATGCCAGCGCCCGCCCCGCATCGCCGATAAGGATCGGCTGGATCGCGGTGTGGCTGTCCATCAGGGTCAGGCCGATCTGCTCGGCGCCTGTGCGGAACTGCTGGATCAGCGCGGCCAGGTGCTCGCGCCGCCAGCGCTCCCGACGCAGCAGCTCCAGCGCCTTGAGTGTGGCGCACGCCAATGCCGGTGGCTGGCTGGTGGTGTAGATGTAGGGCCGGGCGAACTGCACCAGCGCCTCGATCAGATCCTCGCTGCCGGCAACGAAGGCGCCGGCGGTACCACAGGCCTTGCCCAGCGTGCCGATCAGCACCGGCACGTCATCGACACCCAGGCCGAAATGCTCGACCAGGCCGCCGCCGTTGGCGCCCAAGGTACCAAAGCCATGGGCATCGTCGACCATCAGCCATGCCCCACGGCCGCAGGCGACCTTGGCCAGGGCCGGCAGGTCGGCGCAATCGCCATCCATGCTGAACACGCCATCGGTGACCACCAGGGTATTGCCGGTGGCTTTCTCCAGGCGACTGGCCAGGCTGGCCGGGTCGTTGTGCAGATAGCGGCTGAAGCGGGCGCCACTGAGCAGCCCGCCGTCGAGCAGGGAAGCGTGGTTGAGGCGGTCCTGCAAGACTGTGTCGCCCTGCCCCACCAGCGCGGTGATGGCCCCGAGGTTGGCCATGTAGCCAGTGGAAAACAGCAACGCGCGAGGGCGCCCGGTCAACTCGGCCAGTGCTTCTTCAACGTCATGGTGCGGCGTGCTGTGGCCGATCACCAGGTGCGAGGCGCCACCGCCGACACCCCAGCGCTCGGCGCCATCGCGCCAGGCCTTGATCACCTCGGGGTGATTGGCCAGGCCCAGGTAGTCATTGCTGCAGAAGGCCAGCAGCGGCTGGCCATCGACCACCACCTGCGGCACTTGCGGGCTTTCCAGCAGCGGCCGTTGCCGATAGAGGTCCGCGGCACGCCGTTCGGCCAGGCGCGCGGCGAGATCGAAGGCCATGCTCAGGCCGAGGCTGCGTCGTAGAACAGCTCGCTGCTGCGCTGCTCGACCAGCGCCTGTTCGATGGCGGCCTGGTGCACTTCGTCGGCGTGCTCTTCGCGGGCTTCCGGCTGGATACCCAGGCGGGCGAACAGCTGCATGTCCTTGTCGGCCTGCGGGTTGGCCGTGGTCAGCAGCTTCTCGCCGTAGAAGATCGAGTTGGCCCCGGCCATGAACGCCAGGGCCTGCATCTGCTCGTTCATCTGCTCACGGCCGGCCGACAGGCGCACGTGGGACTTGGGCATGAGGATCCGGGCCACGGCCAGCATGCGGATGAAGTCGAACGGATCGACGTCTTCCTCATCGGCCAGCGGCGTGCCGGCAACCTTGACCAGCATGTTGATCGGCACCGACTCCGGGTGCTCGGGGAGGTTGGCCAGCTGGATCAACAGGCCGGCGCGGTCGTCCAGCGACTCGCCCATGCCAAGGATGCCCCCGGAGCAGATCTTCATGCCCGCGTCACGCACATAGGCCAGGGTCTGCAGGCGTTCGCTGTAGGTACGGGTGGTGATGATGCTGCCGTAGAACTCCGGCGAGGTGTCGAGGTTGTGGTTGTAGTAGTCCAGGCCGGCTTGGGCCAAGGCCTGGGTCTGCTCCTGGTCGAGCTTGCCGAGGGTCATGCAGGTTTCCAGGCCCATGGCCTTGACCCCTTTGACCATCTCCAGCACGTAGGGCATGTCCT includes:
- a CDS encoding aspartate aminotransferase family protein, with translation MNLFNLRRSAPAVAEPKRALVSVPAAAQCSRERLMPSIERAPHVFVRGQGSWLWDDEGHAYLDFTQGCAVNSLGHSPSVLVKALGDQAQALVNPGAGYHSRGLLNLVELLCQRTGSDQAYLLNSGAEACEGAIKLARKWGQLHRNGAYHIITASHGCHGRTLGALSASDPLPCNRCEPGLPGFSKVPFNDLAALHAAVDSRTVAIMLEPIQGEAGVIPATREYLQGVEQLCRELGILLILDEVQTGVGRCGALLAEETYGVRADIITLGKGLGGGVPLAALLARGRACCAEPGELEGSHHGNALMSAAGLAVLQAVLDTGFFEQVMDSGRHLRDGLSRLAGRYGQGEVRGQGLLWGLQLREGAAAQLVEAALQEGLLLNAPQADVVRFSPALTVSKGNIDEMLLRLARAFTRLHAQQHNRREVPA
- a CDS encoding acyl-CoA dehydrogenase C-terminal domain-containing protein, which encodes MAEYKAPLRDMRFVLNEVFDVATLWSQLPGLAEAVDADTAMAVLEEAGKVTGKTIAPLSRAADEEGCHWDNGSVRTPEGFIEAYNTYAEGGWVGVGGDPLFGGMGMPKVVSAQVEEMVNASSLAFGLYPMLTAGACLSINAHASEALKEKYLPNMYSGVWAGSMCLTEPHAGTDLGIIRTKAEPQADGSYKVSGTKIFITGGEHDLTENIIHLVLAKLPDAPAGPKGISLFLVPKFLVNEDGSLGARNPATCGSIEHKMGIQGSATCVMNFDEAVGYIVGEPNKGLAAMFTMMNYERLGVGIQGLASAERSYQNAVEYARDRLQSRAPTGPQAKDKVADPIIVHPDVRRMLLTMKALTEGGRAFSTYVAMQLDSAKYSEDAATRKRSEELVALLTPVAKAFLTDLGLECTVHGQQVFGGHGYIREWGQEQLVRDVRITQIYEGTNGIQALDLVGRKVVASGGAYYKLFADEIRQFIAANAADLGEFTKPLAASLDQLDELTNWVLDQAKGNPNEIGAASVEYLHAFGYVAYAYMWALMARAAKAGEGDADFYGAKLGTARFYFARLLPRVHSLAASVKAGSESLYLLDAAQF
- a CDS encoding diguanylate cyclase, translated to MFRLSAVRASHFLPSLILLLAGLAAAYVRDLSVFFTSLFNVLPTLVLLLGGAYCAVYRRQRELFLMVTVYIAYFLLDTQTDFYRDNGRVREDAAVIFHLVCLLLPALFGLYGAWQERTHLAQDLLARFAVLFAVSSVAVALEQSFPEALLGWLAEIRWPSLHGQWMSLIQLAYPLFLAVFILLVVQYLREPRPLHAAQIIGLIGIFWMLPKTFILPFTLNIMCSQVMLMIAAAVSHEAYQMAFRDELTGLPGRRALNERMQRLGRNYVIAMTDVDHFKKFNDTHGHDVGDQVLRLVASRLSKVTGGGRAYRYGGEEFALVFAGKTAEECLPHLEAVREMIANYAIQLRDQNSRPQDDSTGRQRRGGGANTTVSVTISIGVAERQVEHRNPEEVLKSADQALYSAKGAGRNCVMTFGQQSRRGAVRMAS
- a CDS encoding YqaE/Pmp3 family membrane protein, translated to MDFIRIIIAILLPPLGVFLQVGFGGAFWLNILLTLLGYIPGIVHAVYIIAKR
- a CDS encoding LysR family transcriptional regulator; protein product: MDFRQLRYFVAVYEEGHVGRAAERLSLSQPALSQQIRQLEHSLDLSLFERSNKRLLPTLAAHTLYNHAVPLLDGLQRAHEAMGNFKGQSLRTLAIGVLQTVRPSLVPQLLERVRKAQPHLVVQIYELSGSEIERRLLNGSLDIGISYLPPRQPGLHGLLLYEDELQLVIPRTHPLKDFKKVSIRQAAELPMLMLGEEFQIRQIWKAQLASQGRRPQVQAEMNNMAGILDSLAHTALVTILPGRAKDAAQDDQELLWKPLSEPRIPLKVGLVFRDAQRQQASVELLRSLLEEEAEPRQLGVSPLDVLG